In Argiope bruennichi chromosome 4, qqArgBrue1.1, whole genome shotgun sequence, a single window of DNA contains:
- the LOC129965756 gene encoding monocarboxylate transporter 12-like isoform X2 has protein sequence MPPLRNGSSLYLNGSDRILRDMEDRFYFVSPSSSVQQSLSEEPEEDEEWEAEELAHIPEPPDGGFGWVIVAASFLCNLIVDGIAYTFGIFFTEFVRYYDVPKGKVAWVGSLLSGFYLSVGPVVSALTNRFGCRAVTIGGSIFSCISFILSTMAPSIDVLMITYGVMGGIGFGLVFLPAVVSVGYYFSTKRALATGIAVCGSGMGAFIFAPFCQKLLEIYEWQGAMLILAGLCLNCAVFGALMRPLESSIGPKQKPLLQRIAEEKERHRMDSMCESQYMIVQHSDGTIEKRPKFILNLEPGVHSTLYLDQFGKSPADTPVFTLSPIQEARKSPASSKEDEMDEKEEKEEKDIEKEEKVPLTGPSLPKNATTVSLPNAESATAQICNAPNGIDQQEGPSSPHLMNGGLPQTAIRELAKRKGLLPPFKGAMKLSLSNITVNNDMRKNNAPMKISSSGFLCPGQQNNNFNADEVWKQSIRDANSQTPVPLDGSRRSSLKRDRKDYSRPLYRKDVFYSGSIRNLPEYKQSQGDVRSYVASVTSIPRDIPMSHSVLNRLDNRSVVFDKPSREFCPCFHLPRSMSDTIYEMLDFSLLKNNVFLLICISNIVGMVGFYVPFVYITDSSIMKGVSADKSAFLLSVIGITNTAGRLLFGWIADRPGISALMVNNVSMVLTGLCVFFLPFCTDYTSIVVDCVLFGLFVSAYICLTSIILVELLGLDKLTNAFGLLSLFRGGSCIIGPPLAGSIYDMTGSYDIPFYIAGVLLIVSAMISFMVPVVVNREKAQANNAEVVRGDENPDVMSDDQESVV, from the exons atCGGATCCTCCGGGACATGGAGGACCGTTTCTACTTCGTCTCTCCGTCCAGCTCGGTGCAGCAAAGCCTGTCCGAAGAGCCGGAGGAGGACGAGGAGTGGGAGGCGGAGGAGCTCGCCCACATCCCCGAACCGCCGGACGGGGGATTCGGATGGGTGATCGTAGCAGCTTCTTTCCTCTGTAACCTCATCGTGGATGGCATCGCCTACACTTTTGGCATCTTCTTCACCGAATTCGTCCGGTACTACGACGTACCGAAAGGGAAAGTGGCATGGGTTGGATCCCTCCTCTCTGGGTTCTATCTCAGTGTCG GCCCCGTGGTGAGTGCTCTGACGAATCGGTTCGGCTGTCGGGCCGTCACTATAGGAGGAAGTATTTTTtcgtgcatttcattcattctgaGTACGATGGCACCCTCGATAGACGTACTGATGATAACTTATGGAGTCATGGGAG gAATAGGCTTTGGTCTTGTGTTTCTGCCAGCAGTCGTCAGTGTTGGATATTACTTCTCTACGAAACGAGCCTTGGCAACGGGCATAGCTGTATGCGGATCGGGAATGGGAGCTTTTATCTTCGCCCCTTTCTGCCAGAAGCTTTTGGAAATCTACGAATGGCAAGGCGCCATGCTCATCCTCGCTGGCCTCTGTCTGAATTGTGCGGTGTTCGGAGCACTGATGAGGCCATTGGAATCTTCAATAGGTCCGAAGCAGAAGCCTTTATTGCAGCGAATTGCTGAAGAAAAGGAGCGACACAGAATGGATTCCATGTGCGAAAGCCAGTATATGATAGTACAACACTCGGATGGAACTATCGAAAAAAGACCGAAATTCATCTTGAATTTAGAGCCTGGAGTGCATTCCACTCTGTATCTTGATCAATTTGGAAAATCTCCAGCGGACACACCAGTCTTCACCTTGTCTCCAATCCAGGAAGCCAGAAAATCGCCGGCCAGTTCAAAGGAAGACGAAATGGACGAAAAAGaggagaaagaagaaaaagatatcGAAAAGGAAGAGAAAGTGCCATTAACAGGTCCTTCTCTACCTAAGAATGCTACGACGGTGTCTCTGCCCAATGCTGAATCAGCCACTGCCCAGATCTGCAATGCCCCTAACGGAATAGATCAGCAGGAAGGGCCCTCTTCTCCCCACCTCATGAACGGTGGGCTTCCCCAAACGGCCATTCGAGAATTGGCCAAACGAAAGGGGCTGCTGCCACCTTTCAAGGGAGCGATGAAACTCAGCTTGAGCAATATCACCGTTAACAACGACATGCGCAAGAACAATGCCCCGATGAAGATATCGTCCAGCGGATTCCTGTGCCCTGGTCAGCAGAACAACAACTTTAATGCCGACGAGGTATGGAAACAAAGCATTCGAGATGCGAACTCTCAGACCCCTGTTCCGCTGGACGGAAGTAGGAGGTCATCCTTGAAAAGAGATCGTAAAGACTATAGCAGACCACTGTACAGAAAAGATGTATTCTACAGTGGTAGCATCAGAAATTTACCAGAGTACAAACAATCGCAGGGCGATGTCCGCTCTTATGTTGCGAGTGTCACGTCTATTCCGAGGGATATACCAATGTCTCATTCAGTTTTGAATCGATTAGATAACCGATCAGTTGTATTTGACAAACCAAGCCGGGAGTTTTGTCCTTGCTTCCACTTGCCTCGTTCGATGAGTGACACCATCTACGAAATGCTGGACTTCTCTCTACTGAAGAATAATGTATTTCTCCTGATCTGCATCTCCAACATTGTAGGAATGGTTGGTTTCTACGTGCCATTTGTTTACATTACGGACAGTAGTATAATGAAAGGCGTTTCGGCTGACAAATCTGCGTTCCTGCTTTCGGTCATTGGCATCACAAACACAGCCGGGAGACTGCTGTTCGGCTGGATCGCCGATCGACCAGGGATCTCAGCCTTGATGGTCAACAATGTCTCAATGGTCCTAACGGGCTTATGTGTTTTCTTTTTGCCATTCTGTACTGATTATACCTCTATCGTAGTTGACTGCGTCCTTTTTGGATTATTTGTTT CTGCTTATATTTGTTTGACTTCAATCATTTTGGTCGAGTTGTTGGGGTTGGACAAATTAACAAATGCATTCGGCTTGCTCAGTCTCTTCAGAGGAGGTTCCTGCATTATAGGACCACCACTAGCTG gcTCCATCTATGACATGACCGGCAGCTATGACATACCTTTCTACATTGCGGGGGTCCTACTTATCGTGTCTGCCATGATCAGCTTTATGGTGCCTGTGGTAGTCAACAGAGAGAAGGCTCAAGCCAACAACGCCGAGGTGGTGCGAGGAGACGAGAACCCTGACGTCATGAGCGACGACCAAGAGAGCGTCGTCTAA
- the LOC129965756 gene encoding monocarboxylate transporter 12-like isoform X1: protein MHRKISYDQVITRYRKPSYTGRRIQRSQSTPYAPALLSHSRRESQINGPYVHTDRILRDMEDRFYFVSPSSSVQQSLSEEPEEDEEWEAEELAHIPEPPDGGFGWVIVAASFLCNLIVDGIAYTFGIFFTEFVRYYDVPKGKVAWVGSLLSGFYLSVGPVVSALTNRFGCRAVTIGGSIFSCISFILSTMAPSIDVLMITYGVMGGIGFGLVFLPAVVSVGYYFSTKRALATGIAVCGSGMGAFIFAPFCQKLLEIYEWQGAMLILAGLCLNCAVFGALMRPLESSIGPKQKPLLQRIAEEKERHRMDSMCESQYMIVQHSDGTIEKRPKFILNLEPGVHSTLYLDQFGKSPADTPVFTLSPIQEARKSPASSKEDEMDEKEEKEEKDIEKEEKVPLTGPSLPKNATTVSLPNAESATAQICNAPNGIDQQEGPSSPHLMNGGLPQTAIRELAKRKGLLPPFKGAMKLSLSNITVNNDMRKNNAPMKISSSGFLCPGQQNNNFNADEVWKQSIRDANSQTPVPLDGSRRSSLKRDRKDYSRPLYRKDVFYSGSIRNLPEYKQSQGDVRSYVASVTSIPRDIPMSHSVLNRLDNRSVVFDKPSREFCPCFHLPRSMSDTIYEMLDFSLLKNNVFLLICISNIVGMVGFYVPFVYITDSSIMKGVSADKSAFLLSVIGITNTAGRLLFGWIADRPGISALMVNNVSMVLTGLCVFFLPFCTDYTSIVVDCVLFGLFVSAYICLTSIILVELLGLDKLTNAFGLLSLFRGGSCIIGPPLAGSIYDMTGSYDIPFYIAGVLLIVSAMISFMVPVVVNREKAQANNAEVVRGDENPDVMSDDQESVV from the exons atCGGATCCTCCGGGACATGGAGGACCGTTTCTACTTCGTCTCTCCGTCCAGCTCGGTGCAGCAAAGCCTGTCCGAAGAGCCGGAGGAGGACGAGGAGTGGGAGGCGGAGGAGCTCGCCCACATCCCCGAACCGCCGGACGGGGGATTCGGATGGGTGATCGTAGCAGCTTCTTTCCTCTGTAACCTCATCGTGGATGGCATCGCCTACACTTTTGGCATCTTCTTCACCGAATTCGTCCGGTACTACGACGTACCGAAAGGGAAAGTGGCATGGGTTGGATCCCTCCTCTCTGGGTTCTATCTCAGTGTCG GCCCCGTGGTGAGTGCTCTGACGAATCGGTTCGGCTGTCGGGCCGTCACTATAGGAGGAAGTATTTTTtcgtgcatttcattcattctgaGTACGATGGCACCCTCGATAGACGTACTGATGATAACTTATGGAGTCATGGGAG gAATAGGCTTTGGTCTTGTGTTTCTGCCAGCAGTCGTCAGTGTTGGATATTACTTCTCTACGAAACGAGCCTTGGCAACGGGCATAGCTGTATGCGGATCGGGAATGGGAGCTTTTATCTTCGCCCCTTTCTGCCAGAAGCTTTTGGAAATCTACGAATGGCAAGGCGCCATGCTCATCCTCGCTGGCCTCTGTCTGAATTGTGCGGTGTTCGGAGCACTGATGAGGCCATTGGAATCTTCAATAGGTCCGAAGCAGAAGCCTTTATTGCAGCGAATTGCTGAAGAAAAGGAGCGACACAGAATGGATTCCATGTGCGAAAGCCAGTATATGATAGTACAACACTCGGATGGAACTATCGAAAAAAGACCGAAATTCATCTTGAATTTAGAGCCTGGAGTGCATTCCACTCTGTATCTTGATCAATTTGGAAAATCTCCAGCGGACACACCAGTCTTCACCTTGTCTCCAATCCAGGAAGCCAGAAAATCGCCGGCCAGTTCAAAGGAAGACGAAATGGACGAAAAAGaggagaaagaagaaaaagatatcGAAAAGGAAGAGAAAGTGCCATTAACAGGTCCTTCTCTACCTAAGAATGCTACGACGGTGTCTCTGCCCAATGCTGAATCAGCCACTGCCCAGATCTGCAATGCCCCTAACGGAATAGATCAGCAGGAAGGGCCCTCTTCTCCCCACCTCATGAACGGTGGGCTTCCCCAAACGGCCATTCGAGAATTGGCCAAACGAAAGGGGCTGCTGCCACCTTTCAAGGGAGCGATGAAACTCAGCTTGAGCAATATCACCGTTAACAACGACATGCGCAAGAACAATGCCCCGATGAAGATATCGTCCAGCGGATTCCTGTGCCCTGGTCAGCAGAACAACAACTTTAATGCCGACGAGGTATGGAAACAAAGCATTCGAGATGCGAACTCTCAGACCCCTGTTCCGCTGGACGGAAGTAGGAGGTCATCCTTGAAAAGAGATCGTAAAGACTATAGCAGACCACTGTACAGAAAAGATGTATTCTACAGTGGTAGCATCAGAAATTTACCAGAGTACAAACAATCGCAGGGCGATGTCCGCTCTTATGTTGCGAGTGTCACGTCTATTCCGAGGGATATACCAATGTCTCATTCAGTTTTGAATCGATTAGATAACCGATCAGTTGTATTTGACAAACCAAGCCGGGAGTTTTGTCCTTGCTTCCACTTGCCTCGTTCGATGAGTGACACCATCTACGAAATGCTGGACTTCTCTCTACTGAAGAATAATGTATTTCTCCTGATCTGCATCTCCAACATTGTAGGAATGGTTGGTTTCTACGTGCCATTTGTTTACATTACGGACAGTAGTATAATGAAAGGCGTTTCGGCTGACAAATCTGCGTTCCTGCTTTCGGTCATTGGCATCACAAACACAGCCGGGAGACTGCTGTTCGGCTGGATCGCCGATCGACCAGGGATCTCAGCCTTGATGGTCAACAATGTCTCAATGGTCCTAACGGGCTTATGTGTTTTCTTTTTGCCATTCTGTACTGATTATACCTCTATCGTAGTTGACTGCGTCCTTTTTGGATTATTTGTTT CTGCTTATATTTGTTTGACTTCAATCATTTTGGTCGAGTTGTTGGGGTTGGACAAATTAACAAATGCATTCGGCTTGCTCAGTCTCTTCAGAGGAGGTTCCTGCATTATAGGACCACCACTAGCTG gcTCCATCTATGACATGACCGGCAGCTATGACATACCTTTCTACATTGCGGGGGTCCTACTTATCGTGTCTGCCATGATCAGCTTTATGGTGCCTGTGGTAGTCAACAGAGAGAAGGCTCAAGCCAACAACGCCGAGGTGGTGCGAGGAGACGAGAACCCTGACGTCATGAGCGACGACCAAGAGAGCGTCGTCTAA